One window of the Prinia subflava isolate CZ2003 ecotype Zambia chromosome 1, Cam_Psub_1.2, whole genome shotgun sequence genome contains the following:
- the LOC134561788 gene encoding feather beta keratin-like yields MPQGHGTRLSRPSRNSIKADPEPLSLTHFSARLLFLLRPTARTLHTTPMACNTLCRPCGPTPLANSCNEPCALQCQDSRVVIQPSPVLVTLPGPIMTSFPQNTAVGSTSSAAVGSELNAQGQPISGGFGYGLGYGRGFGYGLGGLGCYGRRGGYNC; encoded by the exons aTGCCCCAAGGCCATGGGACAAGGCTGTCCCGCCCCTCCAGAAACAGCATAAAAGCCGACCCAGAGCCTCTCTCCCTCACACACTTCTCCGCACGCCTTCTGTTCTTGCTCCGGCCAACAGCCAG GACCCTCCACACCACACCCATGGCCTGCAACACCCTCTGCCGTCCCTGCGGACCCACCCCGCTGGCCAACAGCTGCAAcgagccctgtgccctgcaatgCCAGGATTCCCGTGTTGTTATCCagccttcccctgtgctggtgaccctgccaggacccatcATGACCTCCTTCCCCCAGAACACCGCCGTCGGATCCACCTCCTCGGCTGCTGTTGGCAGTGAACTCaatgcccagggacagcccatcTCCGGTGGCTTTGGCTACGGCCTTGGCTATGGCCGTGGCTTTGGCTACGGCCTGGGAGGCCTGGGCTGCTACGGCAGAAGGGGCGGCTACAACTGCTGA
- the LOC134561771 gene encoding feather beta keratin-like, giving the protein MPQGHGTNLSRPSRNSIKAGPEPLSLTHFSSRLLLLLLLTTRTLHTTPMACNNLCSPCRPTPLANSCNEPCALQCQDSHVIINPSPVLVTLPGPIMTSFPQNTAVGSTSSAAVGTELSVQGQPISGGFGAFGYGLGYGRGFGYGLGGLGCYGRRGGYIC; this is encoded by the exons aTGCCCCAAGGCCATGGGACAAACCTGTCCCGCCCCTCCAGAAACAGCATAAAAGCCGGCCCAGAGCCTCTCTCCCTCACACACTTCTCCTCACGCCTTCTTCTCTTGCTCCTGCTGACAACCAG gacccTCCACACCACACCCATGGCCTGCAACAacctctgctccccctgcagACCCACCCCGCTGGCCAACAGCTGCAAcgagccctgtgccctgcaatgCCAGGATTCCCACGTCATCATCAacccttcccctgtgctggtgaccctgccaggacccatcATGACCTCCTTCCCCCAGAACACCGCCGTCGGATCCACCTCCTCGGCTGCCGTGGGCACTGAGCtcagtgtgcagggacagcccatCTCGGGTGGATTTGGTGCCTTTGGCTACGGCCTTGGCTATGGCCGTGGGTTTGGCTACGGCCTGGGAGGCCTGGGCTGCTACGGCAGAAGGGGCGGCTACATCTGCTGA
- the LOC134561794 gene encoding feather beta keratin-like — MACNTLCRPCGPTPLANSCNEPCALQCQDSRVVIQPSPVLVTLPGPIMTSFPQNTAVGSTSSAAVGSELNAQGQPISGGFGYGPGYGRGFGCGLGGLGCYGRRGGYIC, encoded by the coding sequence ATGGCCTGCAACACCCTCTGCCGACCCTGCGGACCCACCCCGCTGGCCAACAGCTGCAAcgagccctgtgccctgcaatgCCAGGATTCCCGTGTTGTTATCCagccttcccctgtgctggtgaccctgccaggacccatcATGACCTCCTTCCCCCAGAACACCGCCGTCGGATCCACCTCCTCGGCTGCTGTTGGCAGTGAACTCaatgcccagggacagcccatcTCGGGTGGATTTGGCTACGGCCCTGGCTATGGCCGTGGCTTTGGCTGTGGCCTGGGAGGCCTGGGCTGCTACGGCAGAAGGGGCGGCTACATCTGCTGA
- the LOC134561600 gene encoding feather beta keratin-like, with protein MTLGQPKAAASKIPQGQGTKLSHPSTTSIKAGPEPLSLTHFSSLLLLLLLTTRTLHTTPMACNNLCRPCGPTPLANSCNEPCALQCQDSRVIIDPAPVLVTLPGPIMTSFPQNTAVGSTSSAAVGSELNAQGQPISGGFGAFGYGLGYGRGFGYGLGGLGCYGRRGGYIC; from the exons ATGAC GCTGGGCCAGCCAAAAGCTGCTGCCTCCAAAATACCCCAAGGTCAGGGAACAAAGTTGTCCCACCCTTCTACAACCAGCATAAAAGCTGGTCCAGAGCCTCTCTCCCTCACACACTTCTCCTcacttctcctcctgctcctgctgacaACCAG GACCCTCCACACCACACCCATGGCCTGCAACAACCTCTGCCGACCCTGTGGACCCACCCCGCTGGCCAACAGCTGCAAcgagccctgtgccctgcaatgCCAGGATTCCCGCGTCATCATCGaccctgcccctgtgctggtgaccctgccaggacccatcATGACCTCCTTCCCCCAGAACACCGCCGTCGGATCCACCTCCTCGGCTGCTGTTGGCAGTGAACTCaatgcccagggacagcccatcTCGGGTGGATTTGGTGCCTTTGGCTACGGCCTTGGCTATGGCCGTGGCTTTGGCTATGGCCTGGGAGGCCTGGGCTGCTACGGCAGAAGGGGCGGCTACATCTGCTAA
- the LOC134561766 gene encoding feather beta keratin-like: MPQGHGTRHSHPTRSSIKTGPEPLSLTHFSSQLLLLLLPTTRTLHTTPMACNSLCRPCGPTPLANSCNEPCALQCQDSRVIIDPAPVLVTLPGPIMTSFPQNTAVGSTSSAAVGTELSVQGQPISGGFGAFGYGLGYGRGFGYGLGGLGCYGRRGGYIC, translated from the exons ATGCCCCAAGGCCATGGGACAAGGCACTCCCACCCCACCAGGAGCAGCATAAAAACCGGCCCAGAGCCTCTCTCCCTCACACATTTCTCCTcacagcttctcctcctgctcctgccaacAACCAG GACCCTCCACACCACACCCATGGCCTGCAACAGCCTCTGCCGACCCTGTGGACCCACCCCGCTGGCCAACAGCTGCAAcgagccctgtgccctgcaatgCCAGGATTCCCGCGTCATCATCGaccctgcccctgtgctggtgaccctgccaggacccatcATGACCTCCTTCCCCCAGAACACCGCCGTCGGATCCACCTCCTCGGCTGCCGTGGGCACTGAGCtcagtgtgcagggacagcccatCTCGGGTGGATTTGGTGCCTTTGGCTACGGCCTTGGCTATGGCCGTGGCTTTGGCTACGGCCTGGGAGGCCTGGGCTGCTACGGCAGAAGGGGCGGCTACATCTGCTGA